The genomic segment GCGAGAATCGCGACGCTGTCGCTCGGCGTGACAAAGAAATTGGGGCCGAGAATCATGTTGCGATCGCCGTCGCCGTCGGAGGCGGCGCCGAAAGCGGGTGCCTGCGGAGCGAACATGATGCGGACCAGGGCGTCGGCGTACTTGAGATTGGGGTCCGGGTGGCCGCCGCCGAAATCGGCTTTGACCTCGCAGCGCAGAAGGCTGGTCGCGTTCGCTCCCAGACGCCGCAAGAAAATTTCGTTCGCGTAGGGTCCGGTGACCGCGTGCATGGCGTCAAAGCGAAAGTCAAAATCGGGTTGGGCCAGCATGGCGGCTATCGCCGGAAAATCGAAAAGCTCCGTCATCAGGTCGGCGTAATCGGCGACCGGATCGATGATTTCCACTTCCATGGCCCCGATTTGTTGTCGCCCGCTGCGGTCGATCTCGACCTCCGGCAGATCCAGGGTCAGGTAGTGATCCAGCTGCAGGCTTTTCGCGTAAATGGCTTCGGTCAGTTTTTCCGGGGCCGGACCGCCGTTGGCGGTGTTGAACTTGATGCCGAAATCACCGTCGGGACCGGCCGGATTATGGCTGGCCGAAAGAATGAAACCGCCGTCGAGACCGTATTTGCGAATCACGCAGGAGGCCGCCGGGGTGGAAATGATTCCTCCTCGGCCGACCAGTATTCTTTTCAGGCCGTTGGCGCCCGCCAGACGCAGGATGACTTGCAGGGCTTCGCGGTTATGGTAGCGTCCGTCGCCGCCGACCAGCAGTTGCTTGCCTTCAACGCCGCCGAGGGCGTTGAAGGCGGCCTGCACGAAGTTTTCGAGGTAGTCGGGTTGCTGAAAAACCTTGACTTTCTTGCGCAGGCCCGAGGTGCCGGGGCGTTGGTCGGGAAATGGCCGGGTGGATTTTCGTGCAACTTGCATCATGATCCCTCTGACTCGGATTTGCGGGCCGTGATGAACTCGGCCAGGGCGTTGATCGAGGTCAGGGCCTCGCGGCCCTCTTCCATGTCCTTGATTTCAACCCCGAAATGTTTCTGGATCAGGACCACCAGCTCGACCGCGTCCAGAGAATCCAGGCCCAGGCCCTCATCTCCGAAGAGCGGGTCGTCATCGGCAAGCGTCTCGGGTTTAATATCCTCGAGATTGAGTTCGGCAATAATGATTTCTTTCAGTTGGCGGTGCAGATTGCGGTCCGGCATGGTTTGAACTTCCTCCGATTCTTAAGCGTC from the Pseudomonadota bacterium genome contains:
- a CDS encoding alpha-D-glucose phosphate-specific phosphoglucomutase, with protein sequence MQVARKSTRPFPDQRPGTSGLRKKVKVFQQPDYLENFVQAAFNALGGVEGKQLLVGGDGRYHNREALQVILRLAGANGLKRILVGRGGIISTPAASCVIRKYGLDGGFILSASHNPAGPDGDFGIKFNTANGGPAPEKLTEAIYAKSLQLDHYLTLDLPEVEIDRSGRQQIGAMEVEIIDPVADYADLMTELFDFPAIAAMLAQPDFDFRFDAMHAVTGPYANEIFLRRLGANATSLLRCEVKADFGGGHPDPNLKYADALVRIMFAPQAPAFGAASDGDGDRNMILGPNFFVTPSDSVAILAANAHLIKGYQKGLKGVARSMPTSTALDAVAARLGLECFETPTGWKFFGNLLDAGRLTICGEESFGTGSDHVREKDGLWAVLFWLNLLAVRRQSLPEIVGEHWQRFGRNYYSRHDYEEVDGVIAADLMADLRRRLPQLTGRAYGALRILRADDFSYLDPIDGSLTENQGLRLLFHDGSRIIVRLSGTGTSGATLRLYLEKVETNRDRLHLETQTALAELIALAEHLSGIRRLTGRRQPTVTT
- a CDS encoding acyl carrier protein, giving the protein MPDRNLHRQLKEIIIAELNLEDIKPETLADDDPLFGDEGLGLDSLDAVELVVLIQKHFGVEIKDMEEGREALTSINALAEFITARKSESEGS